AAAGAATTGATTGAAAATAACCAACTAGAAGCAGTTATTTCTATGCCAAGTGGAGTATTTAAACCTTATGCCGGTGTATCAACGGGTATCTTAATTTTTACTAAAACTGGAAATGGTGGAACTGATAATGTTTGGTTTTATGATATGACAGCAGATGGATATTCACTTGATGATAAAAGAAATCCTATTGAAGAAAATGATATTCCTGATATTATAGAAAGATTTTCTAATTTAGAAAATGAAAAGGATAGAAAAAGAACTGATAAATCTTTCTTTGTTCCTAAACAAGAAATAATTGATAATGACTATGATTTATCAATTAATAAGTATAAAGAAATTGTTTATGAAAAAGTTGAATATGAAGAACCAGAAGTTATTTTACAAAAATTAGAAGAACTTTCAAAATCTATTGATGAAAAGTTGAAAGAATTAAAAGTGATGCTAGATGAAGAATAAAGTAAAACTAGGAGATTTAGTAAATATCAAAACAGGTAAATTAGATGCTAATGCTGCAGTTAATAATGGAAAATATCCATTCTTTACAACATCAGAGGAAATTTTTAAGATAGATATATATGCTTATGATGATGAAGCTGTTTTAGTTGCTGGAAATGGAAATTTAAATGTAAAATATTTTTATGGTAAATTTAATGCTTATCAACGAACATATATTTTGACAAAAAAAGTAGATCGAAAAGTTAATATGAAATATATTTATTATTTTTTAGATAAATATTTAAATATATTACGTTCACTATCAATAGGTGGAGTCATAAAGTATATAAAATTAGAAAATCTTGTAAACCCTATTTTTTATTTACCAACAATAGAAATTCAAAATAAAATTGTAAAAAAATTGGATAGTTTAAAAGAGATCTTAGATATACAAAAGAAAAAATTAGATTTATTATCAGATTTAAATAAATCTTTATTTACTAGAATGTTTGGAGATTTAAAAACTAATGATAAAAATTGGGAAATGAGTTGTTGGAAAGAGGTTTTGAATATAAAAAATGGGAGAAATCAAAAGCAAGTAGAAGATATAAATGGCAAATATCCAATATATGGAAGTGGTGGAATAATAGGTTATTCTAATGCTTATATTTGTAATGAAAATACAATAATAATTGGTAGAAAAGGAAATATAAATAAACCTATTCTTGTAAAAGAAAAATTTTGGAATGTTGATACTGCTTTTGGATTAGAGCCAATGAAAAATAGAATATCTTATTACTATTTATACCATTTTTGCTCTTTTTATAACTTTGAAGTTCATAATAAAGCAGTTACAATACCTAGTCTTGTAAAAAGTGATTTAGAAAAAATTTTAATCCCAATTCCTCCAATAGAGCTTCAAAATAAATTTGCAGATAGAGTTGAAAAGATAGAGAAATTATCATTTGAAATTGAGAAATCTATAGAAGAGGCAGAAAATCTATATAATAGTTTGATGAATAAATATTTTGATTAAAACACTTGAAATAAAAATTATCATTTATCATTTTATTGTTTATTTTTAAAATTTATGAAATACTGAAAAAGAAAGGAGTTGAGAATAATTAAAATATTAGAACAATTTACAGAAGAATATATAGATGATTTAAATGTAAGGATGACACATCATTCCAATGCAATTGAAGGAAATACATTGACATTAAATGAAACTGCAAGTATTATTTTAGATGATACCATTCCTAATGCAATGTCTAAAAGAGAATTTTTAGAAGTTTTAAATCATTCAGATGCTTTAAAGTTTTTATTGACTGAACTACAGAATAGAAAGGTTGATATTTATTTAATAAAAGAAATTAATAAAATTTTATTAAATAGATTAAATCATAATGCTGGAAAATTTAAGACTGATTATAATTATATAAGGGGAGCAAATTTTGAAACTGCAAGTCCAAGTGAAACTCCATATAAAGTCAAAGAATGGTTTGAAAATATGGAGTATCAATTAAAAAATTCTAGCTCTGGTAGTGAAAAATTAAAAATAATACTTGAAAATCATATAAAATTTGAAAGAATACATCCTTTTTCTGATGGAAATGGAAGAACAGGAAGATTAATAATGCTTGCTTTAATGTTAGAAAATAACTTAACTCCTTTTGTTATCACAATAGAAGATAGAGCAAAATATATGGATATTCTAAGAAATCAAGATATTGCAACCTTTGTAAATTTAGTGGAACCATTGATGCAAGAAGAAAAAAAGAGAATTTTAGCTTTTAAAAATTCATCAAATTTGCAGATATAAAAAATATGTTAAAATTAAAGTATTACATTTTAGGAGGTACAAAAATGATAAATACTTTGATTTTAGACATAAAACAAGCTATGTCTTCAACATTGACAAATGGGCAAATGGAAAAATTACATAAAGTACTGGCACATTATTTGTATGATTTAGAGATTATAAAAAAGGAAGGTGCTGAAAAAGAAGAAAAGCAAAATATTGAATATTTAGAAGCCTTTTTATCAGCTAAACATGTTGAAGGTTGTTCAAGAAAGTCATTAAAATATTACAAGGCAACAATAGAGAATTTATTTAAAAAAATAGATAAATCTATTAAACATATCACAACAAATGATTTAAGAGAATATTTGGATAACTATCAAAAAGAAGGAAATGCAAGTAAAATAACAATAGATAATATTAGAAGGATATTTTCAAGTTTTTTTGCTTGGCTGGAAGAGGAAGATTATATTTTAAAAAGTCCTGTTAGAAGAATACATAAAGTAAAGACAGGAACAGTAGTAAAAGAAACTTATTCTGATGAAGCAATGGAAATTATGAGAGATAATTGTAAATCTTTAAGAGATTTAGCCATTATAGATATGCTTTCATCAACAGGAATGAGAGTTGGAGAATTGGTTAAATTAAATATAGAAGATATTGATTTTGAAGGAAGAGAATGTGTTGTTTTTGGTAAAGGAGATAAAGAGAGAAAAGTATATTTTGATGCAAGAACAAAAATTCATCTACATAATTATTTAAAAACAAGAGAAGATAATAATTCTGCACTTTTTGTTTCTCTTTTAAAACCACATAAAAGATTACAGATTAGTGGTGTTGAAATAATGCTTAGACAGCTTGGTAGAAAATTAAATATTACTAAGGTTCATCCTCATAAATTTAGAAGAACTTTAGCAACAAAAGCCATAGATAAAGGTATGCCTATTGAGCAAGTTCAGCAATTATTAGGACATCAAAAAATAGATACTACTTTACAATATGCAATGGTTAGCCAAAATAATGTAAAAATCTCACATAGAAAATATATTGGTTAATTAAAACATTTCTTCAATTTCAAATAAATTAAAAATCAGGAGGGACAATAAATCAATGAGTAATTTTGATTTTTTGAAAGATGATTTTTTTGATTTATATGAATTGTGCTTAGAAGCTGAGGAGAACTGTTATATAAAACCCAGAACAAGTGCTTTTTATTCAAGATTGGCACTTGAATTTTGTGTTGCCTTAGTATATAAATTTGAAAATATACAAACTCCTTATAATAGTACAGTTTTAAATGATTTTATTAATAATAAAGATTTTAAACAGTTATTTCAAAATCAAAGTCAAGTAGATGGACTTAACATTATTAGAAAATTTGGTAATAGTGCAGCCCATGTCTTAAAAAATGTAATAGATAATACAATAAAAACTGTTACCCTAGATAGAAATATTGCTTTAAATTGTTTAAAGGGACTTTTTGATTTTACTCTTTGGATAGGATATTGTTATGGTTCTACTCTGCAAACTGATGATATAAAATTTGATGATAAATATATACCAAAAAATATTTCTAAACCTGAAAATGCTAATGATATTAAGATAGCAGATAATTATGTACAAGAAAGTATTAATAACATAAAAATAATTCCTGTTAAAAAGCATAATACAAGAATAAGTAATAATAATTTTTCAGAAGAAGATACAAGAAAATTATTTATAGATACTTTACTTGTAAAAGCTGGCTGGAATTTAGATGATAAAAGCATGTTTGAATATGAAGTTGAAGGGATAAAAAGTACAGCTTCTGGAAAGGGTAAAATAGACTATGTCTTATGGGGAGATAATGGAACTCCACTTGCAATAATAGAAGCTAAGAAAGCTGATTTTAATGCAAAAAAAGGAGAGTTTCAAGCCCTAGAATATGCAGAAGCCTTAGAGAAAAAGTTTAATTTCTTTCCAATAAGATTTGTTACTAATGGCTTTGAAATTTTTATATATGAGAATAAAAATTCAATCTCTAGAAGAGTTTATGGTTTTTATAGAAAAGAAGAACTTTTAAAAATTATAGTTAGAAGAAATGAAAAAATAGTTGCAAATGATATTTCTATAAATAGAGAAATAATAAATAGACCTTATCAAGTAATAGCAGTAAAAAATGCAATAGAAAACTATATTTCAGGAAATAGAAAATCTTTACTTGTTATGGCAACAGGTTCAGGAAAGACAAGAGTTGCAATTTCAATAGTGGACTGTTTATCAAGATTGAATATGATTAAAAGAACTCTATTTTTAGCAGATAGAATAACACTTGTTAAGCAAGCTTTAAATAATTTTAAAAAATCTTTACCTGATTATACTCTTGTAGATTTAGTATCTGAAAAAGACAGAGATAATGCAAAAATTATATTTTCTACTTATCAGACAATGATGGCAGAGTCAGAAAAAACTAAGGAAGATGGGACTAATAAATATGGAGTGGGTGCATTTGATTTAATCATTGTTGATGAAGCACATAGAAGTATCTATCAAAAATATGGAGATTTGTTTGAATATTTTGATAGTTTAGTTTTAGGGCTTACTGCAACTCCAAAAGATGAAATAGATAGAAATACATTTAAAGTTTTTGAGATGAATTCAAAAGAACCAACATATTCTTATGATTTATTTGAAGCAGCTAAAGGTGAATACTTATTATTACCTAAAATAAAAGAAGGTGCTTTAAATTATCCAGAAAACGGTATAGTTTATAGTAAACTTTCAGAAGAAGAAAAGGAAAAATATGAGAGTCTTTTTGATGAAGAAGATAGCATGCCAGAAGAGATTTCAGGAGATAGTTTAAATTCTTGGTTTTTTAATAATGATACAACAAGTAAAGTTCTCACAACTCTTATGGAAGAAGGATATAAAATTGAATCAGGAGATAAATTAGGAAAAACTATAATATTTGCAAAGAATGATAGACATGCAGACCATATTGTAGAGATTTTTAATAAATTATATAAAAATCTTGGAGGAGAATTTTGTCAAAAAATTACAACAAAAGTTGAAAAGGTTCAGGCATTAATAGATAGATTCGTCAATCCCAATAGTTTCCCTCAAATAGCTGTATCAGTTGATATGCTTGACACTGGAATAGATATTCCAGAAATACTAAATCTTGTTTTCTATAAAAAGGTGAAATCAAAAGCTAAATTTTGGCAAATGATTGGTAGAGGAACAAGAAAATGTAAAGATATTTATGGAGCAGGCAAAGATAAAAAAGATTTTTTAATTTTAGATTTCTGTAGAAATTTCTCATATTTTGAAATGAAAGATAGATTTGAAGAAGATAACACAAAATTGACAAAATCATTATCCAGCAGAATTTTTGAAAATAAGGTTAGGATGATTTTTAAACTTCAAGATTTAGAATACCAAATGAATGAAAAATATAAAGAACTTTGGGAAAATTTAGTAAATGAAGTATACAATTTAATAGCTTCTTTAAATGAAGAAAATATTTCAGTAAAAACAAGAATTTCTTATGTAAAAAAATATAAAAATATTGATATTTTAAAAAATTTAGAAGAAAAAGATGTTGATGAAATTATTAAGAATTTAAGTTCTTTACCTTTTTCTATTGAAGAGAAAACTGAAATGGAAAAGAAATTTGAAAATCTTATTTTAAAAATACAACTTAAATTATTTGATAATAAAAAAACAGAAAATGAAAAAATAGAAGTTTCTGATATTGCAAAGGAACTATCAAAAAAGGGAACTATAAAAGAAATTCAAAAAAATGCACAATATATTATGAAAATAATAAAAGATGAAAATTATTTAAAAAATATTAATATTTTAGAATTAGAGAATTTAAAAGATATTATTGAACCTTTAACAATATTTTTAGATTCAAAGGGAAAACACCTGAGTTATATTATAGGGGATTTAGAGGATAATTTTATTTCTATGGAAGTAAAAGATATTAATACTTTTGGTTCTGTTTATTTGAATTCCAAGGAAAAATTTCAAAAGTATTTAGAAAATAAGAAAAATTTACTTTCTATAAAAAAATTAAGAAATAATATAGAATTGGATGCAGAAGATTTAAAGGAATTAAAACGACTTTTATATAGTAATGAAGAAGTTGACCTTGAAAGTCTAAAAACTGAAAATAACTCTGAAATTGAAAAAATATCTAGTATCTACGGGAAGAATGAAAGTTTTGGAATTTTTATTCGTTCTCTTGTTGGTTTAGACAGAGAAGCTATCAATAAAGAGTTTTCTGAATTTTTAAATACTGAAAAGTTTAATTCTAACCAAATTGAATTAATCAATTTAATAATTGAAAATATAATAAAATATGGAGCTTACTCAAAAAATGAAATTCGTAAGCTTTCAAATGATATTTTAGGAACATCAATTTTTGATATTTTCACAAATAATAATGATTTACAAAAAATTGCTAATATTATTGATAAAATAAATTCTAATGCACCAAAGTTAAATTGAGAAATAAAGTTAAATGAAAAATTTAAATAAGCTATTGTAATATTTTTACAATAGCTTATTTGGCTTATATATCAGTATTAATTTCAGTTCTTATATAAATTTTAAAATCAGGGTACATTTTTTTTACAGCTTCTTTAATTTCGCTATGAAGTTTTCTTTTATCAGAAACTGAAAAATCAAGAATTATATCAAAACGTATAGATTTTAAATCAAGATCGACATAGAAAGCATGAAACTGTAAAACTCCATCAAAGCTTGTGGCAATCTTCAAAATATTAAGATGCATTTCAGCTATTTTAGGGTTTTTAGTATTTATTGAGTAAATACTTATTCCCGTTAGTAATATTCCATATTTTGCGAGTATATTGTCAACAATATTTCTCTCTAGCACATCAATTTTATCTGCAGTCATGGTGTCAGGAACCTCTATATGAACTGAACCTATATATTTTTTAGGTCCATAATTATGTAGGATTAACTCATAAACTCCTGTAATACCATGATCTTCACAGATAGTTTTTTTTATTTTATTGATAAGTTCTTTATCAACTCTTTTTCCTAGTATTTCATCAATTGACTCCATAAGAATTTCTATTCCAGATTTTATAATAACAAAGGAAATTAAAGCTCCAACATAAGCTTCCAAAGATATTTTATATATAACAAAAATAATAGCAGAAGCTAAAACAGATGTTGAAATAAGAGCATCAAAGAGTGCATCCGTACCGGATGCAATAAGTGACTGAGCTTCTAATTTTTTCCCAACTTTTTTTGTATACAGACCTAATATAATTTTTACAATAATAGAAACAAAAATTATAAAAAGTGAGATAGCAGAATATTCTACAATATTGGGTTTAATTATTTTTTTAATTGATTCAATTAATGAAGTAATTCCAGCATAAAGAATGATTGAGGCAACAATCATTGCACTTAGGTACTCACCTCTCCCATGCCCCAAAGGATGTTCTCTGTCTGCTTTTTTCTCCGATAATTTAGTTCCTATAATTGTAACAGATGAAGATAAAATATCACTTAAGTTATTAACTGCATCTAAAATAATTGCAATGGAGTTTGTAAAAAAACCAACAGCTGCTTTAAAAATAACTAAAACTATGTTTATGAAAATTCCAATAGCACTGGTCTTAATAATCGAATGACTCCTTAATTCAGCCTGTTCATCTATATAGTTCATAAAAAACTCCTTAAAATTTTATATATCAATAGGTTTTTATATTCTACCATATAATTTAAAGAGATTGAATAAATTAAAATATTTTACTTTTTTTGTTTTCCTGCCATAAAGTCAGCATATTTATCTGGAAAATATTTTTTTATAAGCTCAGAATAAAATTCAGTTTCTTTCAATTCTAAAATTGCCTTTGAGAATTCTTCAGCTAATTTTTCATCAGATTTTCTAAAAGCAATTGAAGCACCAGGTTTAGAATCATCAATCATATCTATTTTTTTAATTTTATTCATAGTTTTTAAGAATTCATTTCCCGTATTCTCAGCAATAATAACAGAATCAACTTTTTCATTTTGTAGCTCCATAAGTGCTGAGGCAAAATTAGAGTATAATTTTGGAATAGCTCCGATATCTTTAGCAAAACCTTCTTGGATGCTTCCCATTTGTACCCCTACAGTTTTTCCTTTTAGATCTTTCTTTGAAGTGAAAGAACTTTTTTCATTTACAAGCACAAGATGACCTGATTTAAAAAATAAATATGGTATAGAAAATGCCGCGGCTTTTTTTCTCTCCTCTGTTGCAGACATACCGGCTATAACAGCATCAACTTTTTTTAATTGAAGAGATGTTAGAAGTCCATCGAAACTCATATCAACCCATTTAATTTCATATCCTAACTTCTCACCTAATTTATTCATTAGATCAATATCAAAGCCAACTATCTTATCACCTTCAAGATATTCATAAGGTTTAAACTCAGCATTTGTTCCAACATATAGTTTTTTAGCAGAGAAAGATAAACTAGAAAATATAAGTATAAATATTGCAATAAATTTTTTCATAATATTAACCTCCATTTTATTTTTTAGTATTTTTAAATTCTTCTTTTATTTCATTTAAAAGTTTTTCATTTTGGAAAAGCTCCAAGGCAGTTAAGACCATAGCAAAGCATGCTTCTTTCATTCCTTTGTAAGCCTCTTCTTTAACAGTTGCATGAGCAAATTCAATACTATGACCTGTTAAGTGAGCAGTTGTAAGAGGGAAATAAGGATGAATAGCCGGACAACAATGGCTTACATCACCCATATCAGTTGAGCCATGGCCTTCCTTATCTCTTATGTCAGTAACGCCAAGAGATCTTAAATTTTTTTCATATATTTCAGATAGCTTATTATTTGTAACTAAGTTTGCAAAACCTGTTTCATAATTTGTTATTTCAAGTGTAGTTCCGGTTGCTAAAGCAGCACCTCTCGCACAATTTTTTACTCTTTCAACAAAACCTTTCAAATAATCTAAAGATTTTGCTCTCACGTAGAAGTTCGCAACAGCTAAATCAGGTATTATATTAGCAGCCTCCCCACCTTTTGTAATAATTCCATGAACTCTTGCAGTTTCTAAGGTTTGTTGCCTAAGTGCATTGACAGAATTAAATAACATTAAAACTCCGTCAAGAGCATTTATTCCTTCATGTGGTGCACCAGCAGCATGTGCTGTTTTACCTTTAAAAGTAAATTGTAGAGCCTCCATAGCTTGTGAAATACCACTTCTATAATGAGCTTCTCCGGATGGATGAACAGCCATAGCAATATCAACATTATTGAAAATACCTTTTTGTGCCATCTCTACCTTGGCTCCGTTAGTTTCTTCAGCAGGGGTTCCTATGACTAGGATTTCTCCAGCTAAATCTTTCATTAAATCCTTAACTAATATTGCTGTAGCTACACTAGTGACACCGAAAATATTATGACCACAACCATGACCTATACCTGGAAGAGCATCGTATTCTGCAAGGATAGCAATCCTCGGTCCAGAATTTCCATTTTTATATGAAGCTTGAAAGGCAGTTTCTAAGTCTGCGAAGTTCCTTGTAATATTAAATCCATATTTCTCTAGGATTGCTGTATGTGCAGCACAGGCTTTAAACTCTTGTAGACCTAATTCTGGGTTATTATAAAGATATTCATTTAATTCTATAAGTTCATCTTTATAATTTTCAAAAAGTTCTGATAAATTTTTTCTTAAATCTTCCATTACTATCCCTCCTGTTTTTATTTATAAAAAATAAAGCCATAATATAACAAAATGTCTGCTATACTATGGCTTTCTTAAAATATAAAATTAAACTGTATAAATACTGATTAAATTTAAAAATCAAAGATAGAAAACATCTTTAGCATACAAATTGTGGAAATTATTTAATTTTGCTTTTAAATTTGTTTTCCTTATCCTCAATTTACTAAAGAACATTTCAATCCCTCCTATAAAAATTTATTTTTATAAAGATAACACATAAAAAAAATATTGTCAAATTTTTTTTTATAAATCTAAATCATAAGAAGCACCGACAGAAATACTGTTATTATTCATATTATTTGTTGAAGATGAAAATTTAGTATTAATTCTGAATCTATTAGTTGGAGCATAACCTATGCCAACAGCAACAGCTTGTGTGCTTGACGAATTTCCTACACCGGCACCAAGTCTAACTTTTTTTTCAGGGGTACTTCCTAAATCCACAGCTCCCATTGCAGAACCAAGAGCAGTAACTCTATTAGTTCTATCATTTATTTCCTCAAATTTATTTTCCTTTTTCTCTCTTTCTCTTTGTTCATGTCGATTTCTATTTACTTTTGCATTGATACCATCTTCTCTCTTTTTAGCTATATCATTTTTAGGGTTATCAGAAAAAGTTTTTTCTATTTTTGGCAATGTGTAAGTTATGCTGTCATCAATTTCAGGATTTTCAGTTTCTTTAGCTACTTTTTCACTATCATTTTTTGTTTCAGATTCTTTTTCTGGAATAGTATTGCTATTATCTGTGGGGATTTTGGCAGAAGTTTTTTCCTCTTCCTCTTCTCCTTCCATTAGAGGACTTTCAATTCTATCGTTTATAACTGTCTTATTTTTATCCTCATTGTTACTAGGAGTAGTAACAGTTTTTACGTCCTTAGAAGATGTAGCTTCTGAGTCAGTAAACATCTCATTATTAATCTCTTCCATAGTTGAAATTTCTTTGATTACATTGTATTTGATATCTTGAGATAAAATCAAAGAAGAATTCAAGAAAAAAGTCATAATAAGAACTTTAATAATTTTTTTTGATTTAAATTTTAATTTCATAGCTTCCCCTTATTTTATAATTATATATTTATTAAAATATAAAATAAAATTACTTACATTTGTTTAGATGGATTTTTAAAGCATCCAGAGATATTTTTATTTCCTTTAAAGAATAAATAAGGGATATAATCATAAGTATCAGACTTATTACAAATGCTAATATACCAAGTAAGCTTATACTAAAAAATATAAAAAACATAGATACCACACACATAAGCAAACTTGATACACCTAGATACTGCATTCTTTTAATGTACAACATTCTTAAATTAAGATTAGCTATTTGCTCCAGATGAGTTGAGTTATTAGTGCAGGGATCCATTTGCCTGATAAGAGCAGCAAGTGCTAAGAATCTATTTGTATATGCTAAAAGTAATAAAGAAACTGATGGAAACATAACTGCCGGAGTAGTTATATCTAAAGTTAAATTCATTATAATATCCTTTCTCAACTAAAATAATTTTTTAATAAATTATATCATATTAGTATATAAAAATTAAAATTAATTTATAAATATTTCACCAAGCATATTAAAATTTTTATTTAAGTCCCCTTGAAATTTTAAGAATGTTCATTTTTAATTACTTAACAAGAATAAAAATATATTGAATTACATTTCCTTATATTGAAATAAAACTTTTAAAATAATGCACATTAAAAAGAAATAAAAATATTGACTTTTCATAGTAAAAAGAGATATAATAAAAATATAAATAGAATAATGTACATTTAATATAATTAGGAAAGGGGTATGATCTATTATGAAAAAGTATAATATGGGGAATTTAGAATTATCAAATATCGGTATAGTTCATTATAATTTATCGCCTGCAAAGTTAGTTGAAAAAGCACTTCAAAGAAAAGAAGGGCTATTATCTGACACAGGAGCATTTATTATTACAACTGGGAAATATACAGGTCGTTCTCCTGATGATAAATTTATTGTAGATACTCCGGATGTACATGAATATATTGGCTGGGGAGATGTCAATCATCCAATAGATAGAGAAACTTTTCATAAACTTTATGAAAGAGCTTTAGCTTATTTGCAAAATCGTGAAGTTTTTGTATTCAATGGACTCGCTGGAGCTGATAAAAAATACCAAAAAAAGTTTCGTTTTATAAATGAATACGCTAGCCAAAATTTATTTATACATCAGCTTTTAATTCGACCTAATGAAGAAGAGCTAAAAAATTACGGAGAACCAGATTTCACTATATTATCTGTACCTGGATTCAAATGTATACCTGAAATTGATGGCGTGCAATCTGAAGTTGCTATAATAATAGATTTTGAAGCTAAATTAGGAATAATTTGTGGGACTTCCTATTCAGGTGAATTGAAGAAAATGGTATTTTCCATTATGAATTATTTAATGCCACATGAAGGAGTTTTACCTATGCACTGTTCTGCAAACATGGATCCTGAAACAAAGAAAACTGCAATTTTCTTTGGCTTATCTGGAACAGGGAAAACAACATTATCGGCAGATCCCAATAGAATATTAATAGGAGATGATGAGCATGGTTGGTCAGAAGAAGGTATTTTTAACTTTGAAGGCGGCTGTTACGCAAAATGTATAAATTTAAATCCGGAAACAGAACCGGATATATATTATGCTATAAAATTTGGAAGTATTGTAGAAAATGTTGTTGTAGATGAAAAAACAAGAGAAATAGATTATGCTGATAACAGTTTAACTCAAAATACAAGAGTTGCCTATCCTTTACATTATATAAATAATTCACAATATCCTAGTGTTGGTGGAAAACCAAGTGTAATTATATTTCTGACAGCAGATTCATTTGGAGTTTTACCTCCAGTTGCTAAACTTACAAAAGAGGCTGCTATGTATCACTTTATCACTGGATTTACGGCTAAACTTGCAGGTACAGAACGAGGAGTAAAAGAGCCAATTCCTACTTTTTCAACTTGTTTTGGAGAACCATTTATGCCAATGGAACCATCAGTATATGCGAAAATGTTAGGAGAAAAAATTGAGAAATATAACACACAAGTATATTTAATAAATACTGGTTGGTCCGGAGGAGCTTATGGAACAGGTCAACGTATGAATTTAAAATATACTCGTGCAATGGTAACAGCAGTTTTAAATGGTGCACTTGAAAATGTTGAATATAAGCATGATGAAATATTTAATGTTGAAATTCCTAAAACTTGTCCAGAAGTACCTAGTGAAATCTTAAGCCCAATTAATACTTGGCAAGATAAGGAAGCGTATATAAAAGCTGCAAAAGATTTAGCTCAAAAATTTGTAGACAACTTTGCAAAAAAATATCCAAATATGCCTAAAAATATTGTAAATGCCGGTCCTAAAGTATAATAATATCAAAGGAGTTGTTGCAAAATTTATCTATTAAGATATAAGTAAAAAATAAGTGAATTACATATAAAATTTAGCCGGTAATGAACTCTTTTTTACTTTAATGGATAAGTTGCAACAGCTCCTTTTTTGATAAATGTACAAACAAAAGTTTAAAAATATTGATTTTTAAGAAAAAATGTTATAAAATGAATTAAATAATTAAAAAAGAGAGGGAAATTTATGACTATATATAAAAGAGGAATTTTTAGTATGCTTTTTGGGCTTATATCAGTACATTTAGCAGCAATAATAATAGCAGTTATTGTTAATTATTTCTTGTCACAAACCCTATCAATTATATTAGCTCTCATTGCTTATATTATAATGATGTATATAACTGTTTTTTCAGAAAATATTAAATTTATTGTGGATGAAGAAAAAAAG
The sequence above is drawn from the Fusobacterium russii ATCC 25533 genome and encodes:
- a CDS encoding M20 family metallopeptidase; its protein translation is MEDLRKNLSELFENYKDELIELNEYLYNNPELGLQEFKACAAHTAILEKYGFNITRNFADLETAFQASYKNGNSGPRIAILAEYDALPGIGHGCGHNIFGVTSVATAILVKDLMKDLAGEILVIGTPAEETNGAKVEMAQKGIFNNVDIAMAVHPSGEAHYRSGISQAMEALQFTFKGKTAHAAGAPHEGINALDGVLMLFNSVNALRQQTLETARVHGIITKGGEAANIIPDLAVANFYVRAKSLDYLKGFVERVKNCARGAALATGTTLEITNYETGFANLVTNNKLSEIYEKNLRSLGVTDIRDKEGHGSTDMGDVSHCCPAIHPYFPLTTAHLTGHSIEFAHATVKEEAYKGMKEACFAMVLTALELFQNEKLLNEIKEEFKNTKK
- a CDS encoding transporter substrate-binding domain-containing protein, producing the protein MKKFIAIFILIFSSLSFSAKKLYVGTNAEFKPYEYLEGDKIVGFDIDLMNKLGEKLGYEIKWVDMSFDGLLTSLQLKKVDAVIAGMSATEERKKAAAFSIPYLFFKSGHLVLVNEKSSFTSKKDLKGKTVGVQMGSIQEGFAKDIGAIPKLYSNFASALMELQNEKVDSVIIAENTGNEFLKTMNKIKKIDMIDDSKPGASIAFRKSDEKLAEEFSKAILELKETEFYSELIKKYFPDKYADFMAGKQKK
- a CDS encoding cation diffusion facilitator family transporter translates to MNYIDEQAELRSHSIIKTSAIGIFINIVLVIFKAAVGFFTNSIAIILDAVNNLSDILSSSVTIIGTKLSEKKADREHPLGHGRGEYLSAMIVASIILYAGITSLIESIKKIIKPNIVEYSAISLFIIFVSIIVKIILGLYTKKVGKKLEAQSLIASGTDALFDALISTSVLASAIIFVIYKISLEAYVGALISFVIIKSGIEILMESIDEILGKRVDKELINKIKKTICEDHGITGVYELILHNYGPKKYIGSVHIEVPDTMTADKIDVLERNIVDNILAKYGILLTGISIYSINTKNPKIAEMHLNILKIATSFDGVLQFHAFYVDLDLKSIRFDIILDFSVSDKRKLHSEIKEAVKKMYPDFKIYIRTEINTDI
- the pckA gene encoding phosphoenolpyruvate carboxykinase (ATP); the protein is MKKYNMGNLELSNIGIVHYNLSPAKLVEKALQRKEGLLSDTGAFIITTGKYTGRSPDDKFIVDTPDVHEYIGWGDVNHPIDRETFHKLYERALAYLQNREVFVFNGLAGADKKYQKKFRFINEYASQNLFIHQLLIRPNEEELKNYGEPDFTILSVPGFKCIPEIDGVQSEVAIIIDFEAKLGIICGTSYSGELKKMVFSIMNYLMPHEGVLPMHCSANMDPETKKTAIFFGLSGTGKTTLSADPNRILIGDDEHGWSEEGIFNFEGGCYAKCINLNPETEPDIYYAIKFGSIVENVVVDEKTREIDYADNSLTQNTRVAYPLHYINNSQYPSVGGKPSVIIFLTADSFGVLPPVAKLTKEAAMYHFITGFTAKLAGTERGVKEPIPTFSTCFGEPFMPMEPSVYAKMLGEKIEKYNTQVYLINTGWSGGAYGTGQRMNLKYTRAMVTAVLNGALENVEYKHDEIFNVEIPKTCPEVPSEILSPINTWQDKEAYIKAAKDLAQKFVDNFAKKYPNMPKNIVNAGPKV
- a CDS encoding YadA C-terminal domain-containing protein, which gives rise to MKLKFKSKKIIKVLIMTFFLNSSLILSQDIKYNVIKEISTMEEINNEMFTDSEATSSKDVKTVTTPSNNEDKNKTVINDRIESPLMEGEEEEEKTSAKIPTDNSNTIPEKESETKNDSEKVAKETENPEIDDSITYTLPKIEKTFSDNPKNDIAKKREDGINAKVNRNRHEQREREKKENKFEEINDRTNRVTALGSAMGAVDLGSTPEKKVRLGAGVGNSSSTQAVAVGIGYAPTNRFRINTKFSSSTNNMNNNSISVGASYDLDL
- a CDS encoding DUF2721 domain-containing protein, coding for MNLTLDITTPAVMFPSVSLLLLAYTNRFLALAALIRQMDPCTNNSTHLEQIANLNLRMLYIKRMQYLGVSSLLMCVVSMFFIFFSISLLGILAFVISLILMIISLIYSLKEIKISLDALKIHLNKCK